One Spinacia oleracea cultivar Varoflay chromosome 4, BTI_SOV_V1, whole genome shotgun sequence DNA segment encodes these proteins:
- the LOC110796880 gene encoding uncharacterized protein, with protein MFSNTKVLERERSKKMEDYKNITPPSSPTFSFSGNNENLNESKRNSEQISKKPFMSPTISTASKSVTPNKKRILAERKPPKMGTISSSTTPTKSLSKISTFFSEDETFVPDSTTKPYDPVTNYLSPRPKFLRYNPNRKRKLVLQTQAKSGSTTTSSSGVTVSPKSVSLDSQSSCSAFETTGNPDQEIVEDEDEEEVGWKWVLLNWFFVIFAVVFCTKYISSMNNNPEMIEFQDFGNLTFGIVSLRSLDSGYWVSEFDAKYLYEFVSEIEENQVPFSPEEGNLNYEIDYAEHFRDLDGFKQDIGEYDAFPETIVEIEAPIDGFKQDIGEYDAFPETIVEIEAPIDGFKQDIGEYDAFPETIVEIEAPIVAEPKFEGDEVKNLVFDATIAAPKPNVVGEEEKLVDFKEKIHDLAAKEVEIAGDDHEVVGDNHENKEVDIVEIGEKQWRLTKMEYIWVGGLTVASYVGFLVVLFIRKWKKAFTMSGYSKRKRNSEAVKEESGRSFREDLELHNCLAVNVESMQKTPTAKLVGEVDFGGQFSGAVKMQGRDGSVFSVPDERSTKKSKVSSSSSTSTSTSEDGKEEGTALRRSQRLRKKGVASP; from the exons ATGTTCAGTAATACCaaggttttagagagagaaagatccAAGAAGATGGAAGATTACAAGAACATCACCCCTCCATCATCGCCCACTTTCTCCTTTTCAG GAAACAACGAAAATTTGAATGAAAGTAAACGAAATTCAGAGCAAATAAGCAAGAAACCCTTCATGTCACCCACAATCTCTACTGCTTCAAAGAGTGTTACACCCAACAAGAAGAGGATCTTAGCAGAGCGGAAACCGCCAAAAATGGGTACAATTTCAAGTTCTACCACTCCTACAAAATCTCTGTCTAAAATCTCAACATTTTTTTCTGAAGATGAAACTTTTGTCCCTGATTCTACTACTAAACCTTATGATCCCGTCACCAATTATCTCTCTCCCCGGCCTAAGTTCCTCCGGTACAACCCCAACCGAAAGCGAAAACTCGTGTTGCAAACGCAAGCCAAAAGCGGCAGTACTACTACTAGTAGCAGTGGTGTTACTGTTAGCCCAAAGAGTGTTTCCCTTGATTCTCAGAGTTCTTGTAGTGCGTTTGAAACTACGGGAAATCCTGATCAAGAAATAGTGGAGgacgaagatgaagaagaagtgGGGTGGAAATGGGTATTGCTTAATtggttttttgtgatttttgCGGTGGTTTTTTGTACCAAgtatatttcttcaatgaacaATAACCCAGAAATGATTGAGTTTCAAGATTTTGGGAACTTAACTTTTGGGATTGTTTCGTTGAGGAGTCTTGATTCTGGGTATTGGGTGTCTGAATTTGATGCAAAATACTTGTATGAGTTTGTGagtgaaattgaagaaaatcaAGTACCCTTTAGTCCTGAAGAGGGAAATTTGAATTATGAGATTGATTATGCAGAACATTTTAGGGATTTGGATGGTTTTAAGCAAGACATTGGGGAATATGATGCTTTTCCTGAAACAATTGTGGAAATTGAGGCACCTATTGATGGTTTTAAGCAAGACATTGGGGAATATGATGCTTTTCCTGAAACAATTGTGGAAATTGAGGCACCTATTGATGGTTTTAAGCAAGACATTGGGGAATATGATGCTTTTCCTGAAACAATTGTGGAAATTGAGGCACCTATTGTTGCTGAACCAAAATTTGAAGGAGATGAAGTGAAAAATTTAGTTTttgatgcaacaattgctgcCCCTAAACCCAATGTGGTAGGTGAAGAAGAGAAATTGGTTGATTTTAAAGAGAAGATTCATGATTTGGCAGCAAAAGAGGTAGAAATTGCAGGTGATGATCATGAAGTTGTTGGTGATAATCACGAAAATAAGGAAGTAGACATAGTTGAAATTGGTGAAAAACAATGGAGATTAACCAAAATGGAATACATTTGGGTTGGGGGATTAACTGTTGCTTCTTATGTGGGTTTTCTAGTGGTGCTGTTTATCCGCAAGTGGAAGAAGGCTTTTACAATGAGCGGTTACTCAAAAAGGAAGAGGAATTCTGAAGCTGTAAAGGAAGAAAGTGGGAGATCTTTTAGAGAAGACTTAGAATTGCATAATTGTTTGGCAGTTAATGTTGAGTCAATGCAGAAGACTCCGACCGCAAAGCTGGTTGGTGAGGTCGATTTTGGAGGACAATTCAGTGGAGCAGTAAAGATGCAAGGGAGAGATGGAAGTGTGTTTTCTGTTCCTGATGAAAGAAGTACAAAGAAGAGCAAGGTTTCTAGTTCTAGTTCTACTTCTACTTCTACTTCAGAG GATGGCAAAGAGGAAGGGACAGCATTAAGGCGGTCGCAACGACTCCGGAAGAAAGGAGTTGCATCTCCATGA